One Halorientalis litorea DNA segment encodes these proteins:
- a CDS encoding DUF7344 domain-containing protein has protein sequence MSTATQRPRTDTLDASEIHDILRNDRRRLAIKCLRENGETLSVRDLSEAVAARETGESPPPRDKRRSVYVSLHQTHLPKLDELGILEYDTDNKRVLLQDRATEVTTYMEVVPRYGITWAEYYLVLGVLGFGTVLTANLGTPLFGTIGAPTVATGYLLVLVASAAYHVRSQDRRLFEGLRSEDIAPDAEADADE, from the coding sequence ATGAGCACGGCCACACAAAGACCACGAACGGACACACTAGATGCGAGCGAGATACACGATATCCTGCGCAACGACCGACGCCGGTTAGCCATCAAGTGTCTCCGGGAGAACGGCGAGACGCTCAGCGTCCGTGACCTCTCGGAGGCCGTCGCCGCGAGGGAGACCGGCGAGTCTCCCCCGCCCCGTGACAAGCGGCGGAGCGTCTACGTCTCGTTGCACCAGACACATCTCCCGAAACTCGACGAACTCGGCATCCTCGAGTACGACACCGACAACAAGCGGGTCCTCCTCCAAGACAGGGCGACGGAAGTGACGACGTACATGGAAGTCGTCCCCCGCTACGGCATCACGTGGGCCGAGTACTACCTCGTGCTGGGCGTCCTCGGGTTCGGGACGGTACTGACCGCGAACCTCGGCACGCCGCTGTTCGGCACTATCGGTGCCCCGACGGTTGCGACGGGGTACCTGCTCGTGTTAGTCGCCTCCGCGGCGTACCACGTCCGGTCACAGGACAGACGGCTGTTCGAGGGACTCCGGTCTGAAGACATTGCGCCCGACGCCGAGGCTGACGCCGACGAGTAG
- a CDS encoding secondary thiamine-phosphate synthase enzyme YjbQ, protein MVRADFETQTDDRVTVVDITDDVADALPADASGTCTVFVRHTTAAVSVNEAEPRLLDDIETAVAGLVPESGWHHDELDGNADAHLRSMFLGRDVTLPVVDGSLDLGTWQSVLLVECDGPRTRTVTVVCE, encoded by the coding sequence ATGGTACGTGCCGACTTCGAGACGCAGACCGACGACCGGGTTACGGTCGTCGACATCACCGACGACGTAGCCGACGCGCTCCCGGCGGACGCCTCGGGGACCTGTACCGTGTTCGTCCGCCATACGACCGCCGCGGTCAGTGTCAACGAGGCCGAACCACGACTGCTCGACGACATCGAGACGGCAGTCGCGGGCCTCGTCCCCGAATCCGGCTGGCACCACGACGAACTGGACGGCAACGCCGACGCTCACCTCCGGTCGATGTTTCTCGGTCGGGACGTGACACTCCCCGTGGTGGACGGGTCCCTCGACCTCGGTACGTGGCAGTCGGTGTTGCTCGTGGAGTGTGATGGCCCCCGAACCCGGACAGTCACAGTCGTCTGTGAATGA
- a CDS encoding DASH family cryptochrome has protein sequence MSKTAIVWFRTDLRVHDNPPLAAAVEDTDEVVPVYTFDPQQFGESEYGVPKTGPRRAQFRRESVTDLRSSLRERDGDLVVRQGRPDRVLPTLAREHDADAVHCQTRPATEEYETEASVRQSLSHEGIELKTHWTHTLYHREDLPTPVADIADTFTPWRQDVEENAAVREPVPAPETVPTPAVDSGDVPSLSDLGFENPETDIDDRGVYEFRGGETAGLERLAEYVWERDRLREYKETRNGLLGADYSSKLSPWLAHGCLSPRRVHAAVREYEAERVANESTYWLVFELLWRDFDAFQFEKHGAQFFQPGGIRARDIDWRKDRTAFERWASGETGVPFVDANMRELNATGYMSNRGRQNAASFLANTLGVDWRLGAAYFESRLIDYDVCSNWGNWAYVAGTGNDSRDSAFDVVGQAHRYDGDAEYVTHWCPELDGLPSAYAHEPWTMSEAEQRQYGVELGIEYPDPMVDVDAGHEQFE, from the coding sequence ATGTCCAAGACAGCCATCGTCTGGTTCCGTACCGACCTTCGAGTACACGACAACCCACCGCTCGCGGCGGCAGTCGAGGACACCGACGAAGTAGTTCCGGTGTACACGTTCGATCCACAGCAGTTCGGGGAGAGTGAATACGGCGTTCCCAAGACGGGGCCGCGACGGGCACAGTTTCGCCGCGAGAGCGTGACCGACCTGCGGTCGTCGCTCCGTGAACGGGACGGTGACCTCGTGGTTCGGCAGGGACGGCCCGACCGGGTACTCCCCACTCTCGCCAGGGAACACGACGCCGACGCCGTCCACTGCCAGACCCGACCGGCGACCGAGGAGTACGAGACGGAAGCGTCGGTTCGGCAATCTCTCTCCCACGAAGGTATCGAGTTGAAGACGCACTGGACACACACTCTGTATCACCGAGAAGACCTGCCCACGCCGGTGGCCGACATCGCCGACACGTTCACGCCGTGGCGGCAAGACGTGGAGGAAAACGCCGCAGTCCGGGAGCCGGTACCTGCACCCGAGACGGTGCCGACACCGGCAGTCGACTCCGGTGACGTTCCGTCACTGTCCGACCTCGGGTTCGAGAACCCGGAAACCGATATCGACGACCGGGGAGTCTACGAGTTCCGTGGCGGGGAAACGGCCGGATTGGAGCGACTGGCCGAGTACGTCTGGGAGCGTGACCGGCTACGGGAGTACAAGGAGACGCGGAACGGGCTCCTCGGTGCGGACTACTCCTCGAAACTGTCCCCGTGGCTGGCACACGGGTGTCTCTCCCCGCGGCGCGTCCACGCGGCGGTCCGTGAGTACGAGGCCGAACGGGTGGCCAACGAGTCGACGTACTGGCTCGTCTTCGAGTTGCTGTGGCGGGACTTCGACGCCTTCCAGTTCGAGAAACACGGCGCGCAGTTCTTCCAGCCCGGCGGCATCCGGGCACGCGACATCGACTGGCGGAAGGACCGGACGGCGTTCGAGCGGTGGGCGTCCGGCGAGACCGGCGTACCGTTCGTGGACGCGAACATGCGCGAATTGAATGCGACGGGGTACATGTCCAATCGGGGACGGCAGAACGCCGCCAGTTTCTTGGCGAACACGCTCGGCGTGGACTGGCGGCTCGGGGCCGCCTACTTCGAGTCACGCCTCATCGACTACGACGTGTGCAGCAACTGGGGGAACTGGGCCTACGTCGCCGGGACGGGAAACGATTCGCGGGATTCGGCCTTCGACGTGGTCGGACAGGCCCACCGCTACGACGGCGACGCCGAGTACGTCACGCACTGGTGCCCCGAACTCGACGGACTTCCATCCGCATACGCCCACGAACCGTGGACGATGAGCGAGGCCGAACAACGTCAGTACGGGGTCGAACTCGGTATCGAGTACCCCGACCCGATGGTCGACGTAGATGCCGGTCACGAGCAGTTCGAGTGA
- a CDS encoding helix-turn-helix domain-containing protein has protein sequence MRYFDFTISPDDGAIHPADKVIADHPDVRRDALMHVNALGDGTGVLLYRLFGDHETLTAAIDDSPAVLAWDVLDVQDDRFHLYLHVPPGQPAGSLMALAQKYALIIDTPLTFTDQGGLRTTIVGTHEMLRKALEETPDGVRFAVEQAGQYSPDREDILSVLTDRQHEVFETAIEEGYYEIPRQTTHEDISDALGCAPSTVDEHLRKAESRVLSALMR, from the coding sequence ATGAGGTATTTCGACTTCACCATCTCGCCGGACGACGGGGCAATCCATCCCGCCGATAAAGTCATCGCCGACCATCCAGACGTACGTCGGGACGCGCTGATGCACGTCAACGCGCTCGGAGACGGGACTGGTGTCCTCCTCTACCGGTTGTTCGGCGACCACGAAACCCTGACAGCGGCTATCGACGACAGTCCAGCGGTCCTCGCGTGGGACGTGCTCGACGTTCAGGACGACAGGTTTCACCTCTACCTCCACGTTCCGCCGGGGCAACCCGCCGGGAGTCTGATGGCCCTCGCACAGAAGTACGCCCTCATCATCGACACCCCGTTGACCTTCACCGACCAGGGCGGCCTCCGAACCACTATCGTCGGGACACACGAGATGCTCCGGAAGGCCCTCGAAGAGACACCCGACGGCGTTCGGTTCGCCGTCGAGCAGGCGGGGCAGTACTCACCCGACCGCGAAGATATCCTCTCGGTCCTGACCGACCGCCAGCACGAAGTGTTCGAGACGGCCATCGAGGAAGGGTACTACGAGATACCACGCCAGACGACCCACGAGGACATTTCCGACGCGCTCGGCTGTGCCCCGAGTACCGTCGACGAGCACCTCCGCAAGGCGGAGTCGCGGGTCCTGTCGGCACTGATGCGGTAG